The sequence TCTATTcaataaatctatttttatgTCATGAAATCTGATTTCACTATAGGCAGAAAAGGTGCTGATTACCTCCAAGTGAACATTTTGGTTGCCTGTTGTTGACTGAATATTAGAGAGGGCAGCTTCCCCCCTCTCCTTGTTGCGACATACCATATATACAGTTGCCCCTCTGCATTAACATGGAGAAACTAAGTTATAAACATGTGAGATTGTATTCATGAAACCCTTTcgatatttaattcaatacaATAAAACACCTTGAAGCAAGGCCCTCAGCAGTTGCATAACCAATGCCAGAATTTGCTCCTGTTACTATGCAATTCTTCCCTTCCAAACTAATCTGCATATCTTCTGGTTTGAAACTCTTGGAATGCTCCCTACATATCAATAAAATGATCAATTATTGAAGAATGCAGAGAACCATTTCTACGAGTTCAATGTTGACACTAACTTTCCATTAGAGAGAATACACACTATATGTATTCATTCATTCCTTAAAATGGCAGACATTATGCACGCAAGCAAACAAGCTCTCATGGATATATTGAAAATGTTTTATGTTAAACTGTGAATTAGATGATGATAAGTACTAGAATAGGAAGCTGTAAAAATCAGTTCAAGAgctttttgattttgttgatgACTGGCgagccatcaaaacagaaagGAACGTTGAGCATCAAAGAttcaggaaaaagaaaatgcttgCTTCTATCTTGAAACTCATTTTGTCATAAAATTTCACCTATTTAAAGATCgctgaaaaaaatttaataaaaaataaactcctcttgaattgaattttgaaCCCCATTTACATACTTCCTCGGTCACTGAAAGTAAGACGTCAATTGTAGCAGCAACATAAGAAGTACAATTAAAACTCACCAACAAACCCAGAAATTCTAAGTCTTGCCACCACTTAATGCAACACATACATATAAGAATCGAAATGGGACTTACATGAATCCAGATTTGGTGAAATTGAGATACCCATAAACCCCAAAAGCAGTCTTTCTCCATGtctgtaaaaagaaaaaaaaagggtacAAGAAACAACAACTTAGTCACCAAAAAAGGCCAACTCTTAAACAAAGAtcttgaaaaggaaaaataaataaataaataaaagaacaagattAAAAGGTACCTTTAGAAGGAACATTGGAAGTGATCAAATTGAGTTGCTATGAATTTGTAAGTGAAGCGTAAAAATGATCATATGGTCGTTATTCCTGAAATGAGGTGGTAGTTAAAAGACACGGCGCTTACTAATGCTAACTGTATATACAGATGCCACGTAACAGATAATACCGCCACAATCTTTTTGCTGAATTAagccatttttttaatataaatataaaaatttaagacaaAAATGCACATAACAAAAATCCCCATTAAAATGACTTTTCGTTTTTAcgtaatataaaaagataattactCGTACCGTATAGTTTATAtctattaacttttaataaataaagaagtataattaattattttaataaataaaaaaatataattaactacTTTAAGACCgtaagtattattttttacaacTTTAccattttattagtaaatttgaTGGTCAATCTTCTCCAAATAAGTTGGGGagtattattatgaatttcgcttcttctaaataaaatcaatattttaaaatttgagtttGTGATATTTTGAATTGGCTCGaacaagttaaaaaataagcaAAGTTCgagttaaatttaaattgttcaaaatattaatattttatttatttttattatataaataagaataataaaatgaaataaaattttattaataatgaaactaatagaagaaaattataaagaataataaatttaaagtgataaaaaaattatttaaaaactaaacaaGAGCATTTTActttactaaaaataaaataaaaaaattagctcgtaaaaaaattattacgtcccatatattcttttcaaactttaactcataaaagaagattaaaaatttatatatgaaagtGAATGTAAAAATATGTATCATAGTTAACCTTGATtcataagaaatttatttaattttatttttattattatataaaaacaattaattttaaaaatatatatattttattatattactataaataatttatattatttataatgaaCCTAAAAGTTCATGAATACACTGAGtcaagtttttattttctcaagcttaattcaaattcttaacaaatttaaaaataaaatcaaaatcaaatcgTTATACTTTTGGAATGAGCTTGAACGAGTTAGAAAACGAGTTGAATCTAAGTCAAGCTCAAACCATTCATTTCGTTTTACATTTTTaacaattctaaaaaaaaaagaaaaaagagatataaagttgagagaaaagaaaagaagaaaataataaattattcactaaatttatgtttaagataataaaataatttattttttcttaattgatttaaaaaatttattaaatttaatagttataaataattttacaaactgaatgaatgagaattatatataaactaattagattaaatttgaataaataaatttcatacaACTCATTTATCCTGAATATAGTCATAATTAACTTGTACAAATCGCATCATTTGTAAATTCAAATTAAGCATAATTATCCTTAAATAACTTTATGTTAAATAAAAGAGCATGggtaatttagtcattttgctTCTTATCAAGAGTGGATTTAATTGTCATACTACTCAATGgctataatattaattttgaaaatgaagGGATCAAAGtgtaaaaaaacaaaaccttGGGTTCTTGGTTGTAACGTTCCTGTGCAAACGCGCTAGGGTTTCTGTGTTTCCTTTATAGCTAAAAGAACCTATAAAATGCAAAGGCAGTTAGCctcttcttcctttcattttagatttttagggtttctttCCGCTGCACATCGACTAAAGGCGCCGTCGCCATGGGGAGGAGTAAGTTTCCTTTAACATTCTGTCTCCATCCAACAACCTATTTCTTGTTAGCTCGTATAAGCTGGAAATGCTTGTTTGGATTCTATGAATTAaatgttaaacataaaaatgatTGCTTTTAGGGCTTCTGTtggaatttttatatgttgTGGAGTATGTTActcttctatttattattttagactTTTTGTGATTTAACTTCTGTTGATTAAATGGTTAGGTTAATTAGGGGTATGAGGTCTTGTATGGAGCCTATTGTCgaataaaaaatgattagaaatgatttgatttgattaaaTGTTTGTTTAGATTCACGGCGTCtattacaataaataattattcgGTGCTTTTCGTATATTGAAATTGAATCTTTCAAATTATGGTTTGAGAGACTATTTCAGCCGGATACCATTTCCTGTAAATATGCTAAGATGGTTAACTATAATTGAGAGGAATTGAATGGATGCAACAGAAGATTTGTCTACTTTGTTGTTATTATGTTACatggattttgaattctaGGTCAGTCACATGTTTTGGTAAGTATTCATGGCTATTGCATAAGAAAGCTGTTGATTAATCCTACTTGTTATTCATctgaatttaatttgtttgaaACTTGTGTATTGTGCTATTGATAGATTTTCTTTGAGTTAGCTAGTTTTGGTTCTGGAGATTGATCCTGAGAATGAGTATTGCATCATGTATATTGGgttaatattttatctgtTATGATTTTGCAGGACCTGCAAGGTGTTACCGCCAGATCAAGAATAAGCCATACCCAAAATCACGCTACTGCCGTGGTGTGCCTGACTCGAAGATCAGGATTTATGATGTTGGTATGAAGAGGAAAGGAGTGGATGAGTTCCCCTTCTGTGTTCATTTGGTGTCATGGGAGAAGGAGAATGTCTCCAGTGAAGCTCTTGAGGCTGCACGAATTGCTTGCAACAAATATATGGCCAAATTTGCTGGAAAAGATGCTTTCCATTTGAGAGTCAGGGTGCATCCTTTCCATGTTTTGCGTATCAACAAGATGCTGTCATGTGCTGGAGCTGATAGGCTCCAAACTGGTATGAGGGGTGCTTTCGGTAAACCTCAGGGTACTTGTGCTAGAGTGGCCATAGGCCAGGTGCTTCTATCTGTTCGTTGCAAGGATAACAACAGCCATCACGCTCAGGAGGCTCTCCGCCGTGCAAAGTTTAAGTTTCCTGGTCGCCAAAAGATCATTGTCAGCAGGAAGTGgtatgttttctcatattcttataTGCTGAAATTTGCAATTATATTTGATTGAGCTGTACTTTATGTTTTGTTAAATAGCTATCTTAATGTCTTCATTTAAAAGAAGAAGGTTTGATGGCCTATGTTTTCTCTCAAACTTTAAGGCTGTAAACTCTAGCTTTTGTATGGTGGGAAAAAATCCAATATTGCATAGACAGGAAACTTCCTTTTGTTATGACCTATTTATTATAACAACTTTCTGAGCGGTTACTGCTGATGATTCTATTATAACACAGTTTATCTTAGTAACTTATCTTTTCTAATAACTGTGGTGTACAGGGGTTTTACCAAGTTCAACCGTAATGATTACGTGAAGCTGAAGTCAGAGAACCGCATTATGCCAGATGGTGTCAATGCCAAGGTTAGTATCTGCTTTATTTGCATCATATCTTCTATTTAATATTGTAGCTACTTAATATGGATGAAgcaaattaactatttattatattctctAGCTAGACATCATGAAGCTAACAATTGTTGAATTtgcttgtagcttcttggatgCCATGGACCCTTGGCCAACCGTCAACCTGGAAGAGCATTTTTGGATGCTTCTGATTAGAAAGATCTGCTGAAGAACATCTATGCTCGATAAGCTTTGTACATGTCTTTGAGACGGACTTCTAGCTTCATTAAGGATATGATATGGATCTTCTAGGATTTTTATGGTTCAAAATTGATGCCTCACCCGACTTcagttttttcatttttacctAGTTGATATTTGTTGTGTCCTATATTGCTAGTATTTTAAACTGGGAGTTTTGAACTATTGAATCACTCTGCTATATCCTTCTGAGATGTCTTGTGCTATCTATCTAGTACTTgtgtttttctaaaaaaatatgagttgaaaaaattaaaggatt is a genomic window of Ricinus communis isolate WT05 ecotype wild-type chromosome 2, ASM1957865v1, whole genome shotgun sequence containing:
- the LOC8283224 gene encoding 60S ribosomal protein L10, translating into MGRRPARCYRQIKNKPYPKSRYCRGVPDSKIRIYDVGMKRKGVDEFPFCVHLVSWEKENVSSEALEAARIACNKYMAKFAGKDAFHLRVRVHPFHVLRINKMLSCAGADRLQTGMRGAFGKPQGTCARVAIGQVLLSVRCKDNNSHHAQEALRRAKFKFPGRQKIIVSRKWGFTKFNRNDYVKLKSENRIMPDGVNAKLLGCHGPLANRQPGRAFLDASD